One segment of Pristis pectinata isolate sPriPec2 chromosome 3, sPriPec2.1.pri, whole genome shotgun sequence DNA contains the following:
- the jun gene encoding transcription factor AP-1, with product MSTKMEQPFYHDDALNAAFAQPENSGYGYSPKMLKQNMTLNLSDPASNLKPHLRNKNSEGILTSPDVGLLKLASPELERLIIQSSNGLITTTPTPTQFLCPRNVTDEQEGFAEGFVKALEELHKQNILPSVTCSTQSVNTPIAVSASLPSASTVYNSNLHQEPPVYANLNNFNPNTITTQPNYSTNNMNYATPQHHAMNPQMPVQHPRLQALKEEPQTVPEMPGETPPLSPIDMESQERIKAERKRMRNRIAASKCRKRKLERIARLEDKVKTLKAQNSELASTANLLREQVAQLKQKVMNHVNSGCQLMLTQQLQTF from the coding sequence ATGTCTACGAAGATGGAGCAACCATTCTACCACGACGATGCACTCAACGCAGCTTTTGCACAGCCTGAAAATTCTGGTTATGGATATAGTCCGAAAATGCTGAAACAAAATATGACTTTAAACCTGTCAGATCCAGCCAGCAACTTGAAACCGCATCTGAGGAACAAGAACAGTGAAGGTATCTTAACGTCTCCGGACGTGGGACTTCTCAAACTCGCATCACCTGAACTTGAACGTCTTATAATTCAGTCTAGCAACGGCTTGATCACAACCACCCCAACACCGACCCAGTTCCTGTGCCCCAGGAATGTTACGGACGAACAGGAGGGTTTCGCTGAAGGTTTTGTCAAAGCTCTAGAAGAACTTCATAAACAGAATATTCTGCCCAGCGTGACATGTTCAACTCAGTCTGTGAACACGCCGATTGCggtctctgcctctctgcctaGTGCAAGCACTGTTTACAATTCAAATTTGCACCAGGAGCCTCCCGTGTATGCGAATCTCAATAACTTTAATCCTAATACCATCACGACTCAACCTAACTACAGTACCAATAACATGAACTATGCAACACCTCAGCATCACGCTATGAACCCTCAAATGCCCGTCCAACATCCCAGACTCCAGGCCCTGAAGGAGGAACCTCAGACGGTGCCCGAGATGCCCGGGGAGACCCCACCGTTGTCTCCTATTGACATGGAGTCACAGGAGCGAATCAAGGCGGAGAGGAAGCGAATGAGAAACCGCATTGCCGCCTCAAAGTGCCGGAAGAGGAAACTGGAGAGAATCGCCAGGCTGGAAGATAAAGTTAAAACCTTAAAGGCACAGAACTCTGAACTGGCATCGACGGCAAACCTGCTACGGGAACAGGTTGCCCAGCTGAAACAGAAAGTTATGAATCACGTAAACAGCGGCTGCCAACTCATGCTAACGCAGCAGCTGCAAACGTTTTGA